Genomic segment of Citrus sinensis cultivar Valencia sweet orange chromosome 7, DVS_A1.0, whole genome shotgun sequence:
GTTCATTGGAAATGGAGCCCTTCCACTGTTTTTGTAAACCCTGATGGGCACATCATCCACATAGAAGCTGCAGTACAACGAAATAATTCAgttcaaaattattactattattattacgaACACATTTTTATGCATTAATAACATAtgtatagagagagagagagagagagagttcaATGATAACAGCTTACACAATATGGTGATGGTTCCAGAGAATAGTGTAAAGGTGATAATCTGCAGCAGGGTCAAACCAGAGGTTCACTCTCTGTTCTCTATCGCCTTTTCCATTTGCATAGATATTGGTCTGGACCGTGTAAGGCTGACCCGTTCGGTTTCCCAGGAACTCAAAATCAAGCTCGTCTCTCACATTTTCGGTGTTGGAATtcatcttttgaaaaattaattaagaaaccaaataaaataattaaaagttagTATCTTTCATGTGCcaaaatttcaacttttgaaACAGAGAATTGCACAATAAATTAAACGCTAACTATACACAGTTAACTAACACACATAAAATGCAGTGACAGTTCCAGCAGAGTCTCCAGGAACGAGCTTGATCTTCATGCTTACACGCCCGAACAAGTACTGCCTTTTGGAAGCAAACCCACATCCTAaaaatgcttttctttttagtatGTAGCACGATGATcaatcatatgcataattggaACATAGTAATTATATTCGTTGATCAATCATGTGCACgatgaacaaaagaaataaagttgCTAGAAAGcccatattaaaatttacttgaGATATAAAACATAATTGGAACCCCACCTGAATTTTGGTCTAGAACTAGCTGGATGGCCCTCCCTCCCTCGATTTGCCTGAGATGGGCATCGGACCATGTGACTTTAAAATCCTCAAGAAAAGTAGCCGGTCGCCCTAAAACGCAAGAGCAGGATACAAGACAGTAAAGCAACACAAATAATGCTATTGCATTTCTTAGGATAGCCATAGCTGTAAAACAAGCCgtacaataaaatattatctgTTACTAATTAGAAAGAGAACTTTAATTATATGTTGTGGTTATGTATGCCGAGTGTGGTTTAGAAGCGTCGTGGGAAGTGTGTATTTATATATACGCGGGAGATCAACGAGGAGAAATAATTTGATGTGGACTGCTGAATTCGATTCAAATAGAAAGCTCCATTCATTTCACTGCCCACTGCCAAGCTTTCCATCCAGCTAATCACAAGCCGTCATTCGGCCCCACCGAACCCTACTctcttgttaattattttcctcCCAGGCCCCTCCATTCTGATTCTTTGTTTACCATCTGCCGTATAATATTAATTCCGCTCATCTTTTCTTTAAATGAAATAGGGATCTACTTTTTTATGTGCACGCAATTCTCTTGATTCTTCTTACATTACACAGAATAATatcatctcattttttttttttgggggagtTACTGCTCAAATACATATGTTCACATACTTACAATGCCTGCCATTAATAAACGAATAAAGTAAAGGGTACATGTGCATCTCTATATATCTACATCTAACTACTATTGTTGTTGTCTGGATGCTAAAGTTGTCTAACTCTTTCAATCATTCGCAAGAAATTCCAAACATTGATCATAGTAAAGTTGATAATTGAGGTTTGTGGAgacatgatttaattgatacccgaaataaaattttacttgcACCTAACAATCTCTTTatgtagttaaaaaaaaaaaaaaaaactcgtaTTTCATAGTGAACCAAGCAGTTCCCGTGCTACAGTGTACTGttgtcaaaataaatttggtcaACTAGCAATAATtgggactttttttttttccttgttaaaAGCTTCAATTGGGAATTTAAGGTTACAGCTAGCCATCACtttaaaatgggaaaaaaatcatttttgttgcTAGAGTTTGATGCAATAATATATTTCATTCTTAGTGACTAtttggtatggcttatttaatgactataagtatttatttaatcccataaactcttatcataatttttgttattgtatagttatttttctaatagagcttttgaaggttaaataagttattttacctCTTCTagcaaaaactcaaaatttgagattttgtgagtagaggttgaaaagtttttttttaaacatcaaaatatctaaaatatcatctacttatttaacaatcttatttattgttttcatagtataattttaaaaaattacctattaaagtaatttcataaatttttaataaaaactcttattgacaatcaaataactaaacttttttttagtaaaaactctattaCAACAGCTTTACTAACAAAAACTCTACTTAAATAAGCTATACTTGAAAAGCCGTACCAAACAGACTTACtacttaaataataaacaataggTTAAAACACACttccattaatttaccatagaacaaaataaaattttcaaatgaggAGAtacaaactattttaaaataaaacttctgaacacaattaaataacatcTTACTTTATgcataaacttaaaatttagggctaacttaaaagtaaacaataataacattaaataatatataaaatatatatttaggacaaaattaaaaaaatcatagatTTCAAACATACATGAGTATgtatgtgtatgtgtgtgttttGTTGTCTTTTAGTTTGTCCTTAACTTTAATATGatcataataaacaaataaataattagttaatactgttattttatcaaaagtaAATGCATACcccttcttttattttaataaaaaaataaaagatataaaactacatatttaatatattacagGATAAAATATATCGTATTAGagtggattttttttcttttaatttatcataactCAATATGTCAACAATCCCTTCTTgaaaacttattatttttatgttgtatatatctattaaaaaatttagttgactttgttaaaaaaaattaataaacacaaACAGATGTATATATTGTGCgttatttagtattatttttattttattaagttattttaaaattttaaatttatgcagaaattaaaatgttattaattgtacttgagatttttattttaaaataatttacaccTATTTAAtcgaaaattttattttatctttaataaattataccataaattaactataattcataaaaataatcttttaagttattattaaaaaatatagatgaaataaattattataaagaaaaaaaaataaaataaactatccCATCAAATTATATGCGTGGAAATGGCCTTTCTTAAGTCTTAACACTAAGTCCAATCACAACTCGCTCTGTATTTGCGGACAGCCAAGAGAGTGTGATTGACATGGATCGTTTGATTTGAATCTACTGCCGCCGTGGGGAAATTTGTGGGCCCTGGTTTACAGTCTGGATTGACGCTGGAACTCCCTAATGAAAAAGTCCGTTAAgttcaagtttaatttttggcctttttcttctccttctctctctctctctctctctctctctcacaatTATGTCTTTCACATTCGCCTGCAGCTAGTTTTGATGTGTCTGAAAATTGAATCTCACAAATCACAATGCCTAATGGCTAATTTTAGTTATGTAGTCTTCTTTATATATGTTGCCTGTAAGTGTTGAGCTatactactttttttttttttgtaacataCTCATGTCAAGTTGTCAACTCTATTGAATAACACACGGTGATattgaataagatttttttgttttttaattcttattcactattaaaatgaaaaagttgttagatttatttagtactttttaaaattatttttttataattttacttttatttaacattagaATTATGTCAAGGGATCAGGCTACGGTGCAACAGTGGCatcgtgccacagttgcacctagCCGTTGGATACAGTTAGATTGATGGGATCCACTGACATCTACATCCAACGATTAGGTGCAACTGTGACACGGTGCCACTGTTGCACCTAAGGGGAATCCTATGTCAAGACCTTAACTATAAATCTATATTATGACACAATCtaaatagtaaaagaaaattttctcttagaAGACATTTAAGAAGTTGCTTTGAATCACTCCCATTTGTGAAACACAGGAGTGTTTTCaaccaatcaaattaatacgTGTGGTTTCcgataacaaaagaaaaaaagaaataaaataatgtgtgTGGTTCCAGCTTCTGtaattcttgatttttatGTATCATTTGACTTTTATGCTTTAACTTATTGAGTCGTACGGCATGCAAAATTCAGAGTGCAATTGAGATATGCAGTGGACACGTGGCTCATTGAAATGCCAATCAAAGACACAATCGGTTTGTAATCATTTAGCTTGATGTACTTAATGTGGACTCTGTGTAGAGGAGTAGGACCTAGGCGTAGAAATTTTGTACAGCACCAGTAGGGAATCTGGTACTGTGGGGCAACTTAAGTCGACCGGGCAAAGACTCCAAGATTAAGGACAAACAAATCGCTTTTATCCTTAGCATGATTGAAATGTGTCAATCCCTCCGTCAAGCCCAGTAATTAGGTGCCACGTGGATGTCCTGACCAACTTCAGAGACCAAACTGACCACGTTATCTTGAAATTCGAGTACCCTAACAGCTGAGCCTAGTGTCCAGGTGGGGACCAACCCGTTCTACTCGTGTTGGAATTTGGCAGCACAAATCAATAATGGCCGTGCTTAGTTAATTGTAAAGGGTGTTGATGAAgtcataaattttgttttaatttttttttatagatgtAGAGAATcatattgattaaaataaattttgtgagttattaagtatttttatttaattaattttgcaatATGACACTAATTTAcacaaaatttatgatttatcaTTATTGAACTGTAAATTAATTCTTGTATACATGTGTTTTTggaaaaagtcaaaacatcttattttggccttttttaaaaaacaaaatgggaTAATGATAATTAGCATGTTATGGATGGTGAAGTCGGATGGACAATGGTCTTGTTTTACCtctgtgtatgtatgtattattaccaacacataaaaagaaaaacaaaaaacttacTTTTGTATGTTCTCTTCTTGTCTATGTAAACTATGagggaaaagagaaaagatcTTCTTGTGATTGCTCATCAATTCATGCACAATATGATGCACCATTAATTTTAAGCAGATATATATAGGCAATGACctaacaatattatcaaagCTGAATATTAGCAAATTCTCTCACATGAAATATAAACTAAGATTAATTTGAGAGGAGAGGACGTGGATagtttgaaaacaaaatgttcaaaagcaaaataagaaattaaaatagagtTTGTAAGTGGAGAATCGAACTTGAGACCTTAGATTTAATGCCATGTTAGTTAACAGCTCCAgatatttcataaattgatATGCGAGGACTTAATGGTAGTAATTAATATGTATATTGActaaaaaaggaaaactaCTACCCGAAATCTTAAATGGCAGAAGAAACCATACAGATGTCAgcatttatttatatcttgGAAGATACCTTAATTTCAACTTCATGCACGTacatctcaaatattttacctgATCTTTATAAGATTCCCGTAAATGgccatttaaattttacttgtctataataataatgaattagtGCTTCGGCTAGaaacaaattatcattatttattcaaCAATTGATTTTGGGCTATCAGTTTGCTTTAGTTCGACCATCAGATGTGTCTTCTTAAATGAACAATCTGTATAGTATTTAAGGGTGGCTCGATCATTAATTAGAGATGGGCTGTTCCGTAAGAACACATCATAATACTCTACTTTGTGATTACTCTTATAATAATggagggtaatttttaaaaacctctcctgaggtttgggcttgttgcaagtagatggcgataatttatttatttgtaaaaaatcccctaccgtcagttaactttaacattgactgttagttgactgtgcaaagacaatattacccttaacaacagtttgtagacagaaataactaaaaaaaaattaaaattgttggcgcaaaaagcacaaaccctattttttgacaattttatctttgtcaattccaaagatttataatatcataggtaaagattataactatttcattttcaagtttttaattttatattttttgtagaaactttaagaaaatatcaacaatttaaagaagatttttcaaaattttaattttattttttttgtaggaactttaagaaaatatcaataatttaaagagggtaaaatagccaacaatttaattttatttttagttatttccgtctacaaactgttgttaaggataatattgtctttgcacagtcaactaacggtcaatgttaaagttaactgacggtagggggttttttacaaataaatagattctcgccatctatttgcaacaagcccaaacctcagggaaggtttttaaaaattacccaataATGGACAAGTGCGTGGTAGGCTTTTGTGGTAGGCTTTTGGTTATTAGTTGGTTATAGAGTTCCTATCATACTTGGAAGCTGGGATTAATGTGTTTTGTAGCCTTTATGTGCATTCATagatttcttcaaataaataaatatttaatgaacaAACAAACATTCATAGAAAGAcgggagaaaaagaaaaaaaaaaaaaacaacagtAACTACTACGGCATCGACAATAATATGTAGAAATGCTCATCGACGGTccttgattatatttttttatctttgttcTACTTCTAGCCTGTAAGGAACTTTtacgatatatatatatatattcataacACTTACCTGACATCGTActgttacaattaatatattcTGTAAgatcttttaataaaaaatctctttctctcaacTAAGTCATCACAATTTATTTGTCAAAGTTAAGTAATTTAGTAAATAgaaaacattattaaattcatatatttggCTAATTGCGTACATTCGCAGACAGCCATCTTAATGTTTATCGAGTTTGCCGATAAtcgggtgattggatttgacTCAACCAACAACAATTAGACACATCAAAGACAGCTGAGTTGATATCTCATTGTTAGAATATTTAATCACGTTTTAGATctcaaatgataataataacacaAAAACTTTTGCTTGTAATAATTCTTAGATTTAAAAGTAGCTTTTAGGATCGTCCTTCAGTCAAGCTAATTGAAATAATCTAAAGTACAATCATCACTCAATCAGCCAGTTATATTAGTTTGAACAACGTGTAATTAAATAACCACCCAACTTGCCTTGTACATCTTGTTCGTCGGAGCTTGCTaacttacagattctgtaagttACAGCTCACTCACAAACTTGGCTGTGGATCCCATACGAACCCACAACCAagcactattcatgtgagggGTGTAccttacagaatctgtaaggtaGCCCTCTCCCTTGTTCGTCTATATGTATATAGAAATCAGGTCGTGAAAAATGCCGTCGACGAGTACGTGGAGTTTAAAAGAGTAGACATTGGGAGAAACGTATATGGGTACGAGAGAATGAGTGGAGGGCATTTGCCTAGCCGACGTGGAACGATAAACATTCGCAACTGGTACGGGGTTAACGTCGGCCAGCAGGTCAGGTACGCGAGTGGACTAGTGGTAGCGATCCATTGATTTGGCGCACACAACAAACAGATCCATTGATGTGGAGCACAGTTTGGAAGCTAGTTCGTTTCCCATCTTTCCCTGTCCATGCGCCAAGCTGACATGCAGACCCACAAGAAATAGAATCATTTACGTGGGGGGTTCTTTATTTTACACATAAAAGCAGAAAGCAGCCGACAAAACAAGTGAAATTTTGAAAGCCCTAGACTGATTTtgcaatttttgttgtttcattTGATTGTACCTCCTAAATCGAAGTTAAAACCGATGACCCATTATTCACGTTTTCCTTTccgatttaattaatgtatcTAAATTATTTGCTATTAAATCATGCATGGTgtgcatatataattatatatctatatatatatatatatatatatatatatgatgacGGATAACCAccttatattaatttgatttatggTTTAGTAATAAACGACCGACAAAATTTGTGTTAGCAATCTAATGAATTTACTTCGTTTTTGGTAGTTTGGCAAACGTTACTTTAGATTATATTGATGACGATGGTCAAGCTAGATAGCTATGTTTAGGAGGGAAGCATTCAACGGTTAGAAGTCAGTCCTGTTAATAATTAAGCAGCTAGATAATTGTGAGTTTTTCTTATCCCTACTCATTAATGGATACTCTCTATAGTTAACAGCCAGACTTTTGAATATCAACAAGACAATAACTCACCGCATATACGAATCCAAATTCGCTCATTAAATCTCCTTTCGATGATTGATGTAGTCATTGTGAAATCTAGCACAGGCACATGCTGTGCATCCACGTGTGGCCACACGCTCTGAGAGAGACTGCCtgaaagtaaaatatttcttcagAATCAATTAATTCTAGATAGCCGATACCGACTCAATTATGTCAAATTAATTCAAGTCCTCATCGCAAAACGAAAACTGCTTTCCACAGTAAGTTGATCCAGATAGCCTAAGTAAttatttggttttatttttcacagaATAGCCTGCGTGATTTTATAAGGATTCAGGGTCTGgtactataaaataaacatgtaaATAACAAATCATATGACTACATATTTTGTGAGCAATGTGGTCTAAAAATTACAACTAATACTTTTGAGTTACTTTATAGTAAATTGTAGCGGTAGCAATAAAGAATTAGACTCcgtttgatataatttttcaaatataatttatttaaatagagtCTTCATTAGTagaaattttaccaaaataattttaattatttaattgtcaatgagaattttgattaaaaattgttaaattactttggtgtaatttttttaaaagttatgttatgaaagaaatgaaataaaattattaaataagtaaaagatattttaaatattgtaacattaaaaaaaaacttttcaatccCTACTCCTAAAAAcccaaaatttaaacttttgccagcaaaaaaaaaatagtttatttaatcttcaaaAACTCGTCAGAAAAAACAAccaacaataacaaaaatcttGAAAAGAACTTATGAAATTAGATaagtattttttatcattagaTAAACCAtattaaacaaacaattaatcCCACAGCAGGagtagaaagaaagaaatgattttaacaaaaccaaaaattaTCATGTCGCATTGATCAACCCAAGTCACCAAGACACCATgtaaattcaaaaattgagTGGATAAGAATCATATATCTTAATCTCCAATTCTCCATTATTACTCTGGACCTGTCTATGGTACAGATTCTGTACCTAACATCTCCCGTCATCCCACCGTCCCATTTTCTATGGTTTAatttctcactccacatccaacctcatccaacggctgatgctgcagtctgtcgcttacagattctgtaagctagTCGAGTCCTATTACTCTATTTTGAAATTGCGGcttcaaaaatatattaccCAGCACTTTAAATGTACCATCTAATTAACAACTCTGTAGATGCTTCCCATTTGTAGTTACCACCGGCTACGtaacatttgaaaatatttttgtggcTAATAATGAATTCAGATGACTATGAGCAAGGAGTCATCTAGAAGTTTGAAGATTGTCAATGTCATATTATGCAACATGTGTAATTTTACGACATGTACGCTGTTAAGAAACTTAATTATAAGCATTGGATTTAAACAAAGTATAGCTTAATTAATGCACCAAGGAAAGTAGTTGTATACACTCACAAACTACTCGATAGGCTGACACTTGTTATTTACTATAGAGGTATTGTGATAAGATAAAAAAGACAATATTTGTAAGCATTATCTACTTCGCAATTCCAGGACCACACGACTGAGATAGAAGATTAAGAATCTTGACTGCAATTAGTTGTAATTAGTATCAGTCATCATTATTATATTGTCCCAGGTTTTCCATTGTAGTTGCCATCTGTTTTGTCTAATCTATGATTATCCTGCATTATAGAGATGTGCAAAATAGGAGCTAATAAGTTAATCAGAGCTGTAGATAAACAAAAGATGTGAATTACTAAATGAGTTCACTTCTGTTATCACCAATTCAGACTTATTTTGGGTTCTCAAAGTTACTAGcataaattcaaacaatgCTCTACGTGTTGCAGCAACATAATTCAGAACAACGATGCAAAAAATCTGACTGTACAATGTAACTATTGAAGCAGAGAGAAACACTGTAATGGGCAGAAAGCAGCTACAAAGATACCTCTGAAGAATATATGAAGATCTGGACTACGATCACTGCAGTGTTCCATCATGCAGGTTAACTCAAGGCACatcatgaaaaaatatataaacccACATGGAAACATACGATGAGAAGATGACAAGAAGCAGTGAAAGGTTTCTCTTAAAGACCAAGgagatttgtttaattttgtgaattaatAGGTTTCATAGTTCTGATATTTGATATATGAAGTCTTAAGAATTTGTTGACCACTTGTAAGAGTTGATTCAATCTCTTATAATTAAGTGATCTCATGTTCCTTCAGTAATCAATCAAAAAGAACGATgacttcaaacatttttttcaacatataAATTTCTCCCTTCAACTAAAGTCTTTTATCTTTAGAAAAAATTCTAACTAGTATTGGTCACTGTACATCTTAATAAAGCATAACCTCCTCTGCAAAAGTGATaaagaaagagtagaaaatATCCAATCTCAAACCTGCAATCAATCCCTAATAAGATTTTCTCATATGATCatagccatttttttttttgggttcttgTACACAGGACATGAAGTTGTACAACAAAAGTTTAAAGAAATCGGGAGTTAGCCAATTATGAACATTAGGATTTGAGCTTGTTTCCAGCAATGTCACATCACATTCCGGTGGTTGATCAAGCCCAAGTAATACTAGAACTTCGTTGAGCTAATTGCTTCCAATAATCAAGTCCTACAAAATTATATGTATTCTAATCTCATGTAGTAAAACATCTCTGTAACTGAAAATTCTtctaacaaaatgaaatttatcttAATAAATTTGGCTCTTACAAAATAAACCTGATCTTTTTCCAAATGGATTACATTTTGACTATCACAAAACACTGTCATAACCTCTCAGAAATGTTGAATTTATTAACTATAATCTAAAACAAGTAGGTTTCCTTCATAAGGTCTTTGCCATCCATGACAAAGACACAGAAGAATATGACATCGACCTTTCTCCACAGAATCCCAGTTAGTATAGACATAAGATTGTGCCCGATATACTTTTATTAAAGACAGCATATGATCTGAATCTACAAAGCCAATAACCTTCCCATGAGATTCTTAAACATTGTTCATCTTATACATCAATACTATATTTGGAGTACCAGAGCATGCCAATTGGGGATTTGTCGGGATGATGTTTTAAGACAATCCTAGTACTGTTTATCTGAAGCAAAACTTGGATCATCAAGCCCATACATTCAAGCTTTTAATTTCCAAAAAGCAGTCATTTTTAACTCAACTTTCTTAGACCGTATAGAATCtttaaatttccattttggaTGGAACCCACTGTTCTGCAATAGAACCTCTCGAGAGATTGACTCAAAGTCTGAAGCAAAAGAATGTATGAGAAGAATAAAGTCATTAGCCACCCAATCACCATTTAAAATTGGAACAGGAACAGGAACCAGAACCAGCAACTACACCTAAATATAAATGCAATTCAGTATGAAGCAGATCAAAATTAGTACAAGacataaaatttgacacgCTTGGGTTAGAAATTCATAACTCAACCCAAAACCTTCCAAAGGAAATCCCTAGAGTTTAAACACGATCATAggaaatacaaataaaattcgAAAGTTGGGCTTGCCATAAAAATAGTAAGCTTACCTCTACTCTCTAGAGAACCGTCTGCTGTGGCTAATTTGGCCAACGGCTAGTTCTTTCCCGCCTGCCTTTTCTCTTCTGCTCTAAAGTCGGGGCGGAGTTTACCACAGACGGTTTTAATCGTACAGTTTGTTAAGTGATGGATTTGTTTTGGGCCGTAATGGGCCGCAGAACCGCACCCAGCTGCATTGTTTGAAAGATTGTACTGTATACTTGAAAACTGCACAGTATCAGTAGGGACGGAGATTGCCGCTTCCAATTTTCTTCATGgaggaaaataaatatttccagATCAATCTAATATTGTAAAGggatatataataattatatgttctggatattttcattttgtgaaattaatttttcttagaaaaaaaaaaaaaaatctagtaGTATATTTTACTCTATTTTGAAGCCACGTTCTTTGTAATCAACAGATTAAGTTCGATACACATATACACCTATTGCTTACTCCTAAACTCCACTCTCTTTGGGTTCTTGTTCTTGCAATCGCTGGCTTAACTGCAGATATCTTTTCTCGgaaatgaatttcaaatattcccgtgttttcaaaaagaataatggTGTTGCTGAGTGTTTAGTCAATCCGGGTCTTCATGGCTTGGACCTTTTATTTGCTGGTTGTCACCTCAGGCAgctgttatatatatatggagtacacacacacacacactattgGCTTCCCTATCTTTCGCTTCtggtattttttatttttctatcttttaatttcttttccactCCATGTGTGTTCTCAATTTTGTTGTGATGAGACTCATTTTCATAGgactattaaataaataacacgACATATAACATGttgcttgaaattaaaattttataaaatcaaactATAAGCATATCATTGTGACCGTATCCAACCgaggaaagaaattaaagttcaTGTCCAAAATAAAGTTGAAATATTTGTTGAatcaaatggtaaattaattaggaaagtgataaataaatgaagaaattctCACGTTCAAATATTTACCCTCACGAATATAGAAGAGATATTTATTCCACTTACGAATTAATGAAAAGATATCCACTCCTaactaaattttgtaattttctttttaaggaaGACACGAGTCCCGTAAACGAGGATTCAGACACACGTGGGGGATCTGCAATGCACCTCTCGATCGGCTGAGTGGCCTATGCCCGTTAGAGAAtatgttctttctttttctacaGTTCAGAGAGAAGAAGATATGGCGTGATAAGGTGGGATTGATTAGACCAATCACGACAAGAAATCTCAAAACTTATTTCAAAATCCCCATTTCAATTCCacatcttttatttatttatatataaaaaagtatatactttttgttttcttgctgTTTGGGTCCTTgtcatctttttttaaatctacCTGCAATCTCCAAATTTCGGTGTATagtgttgttgttgttgttgtcgtCCCATTTCAACATCTCATTCTTGATATATCTTGATTGTGCTAAGTGATAGCTCATAAAACGAGGCCATCTTTCTTCCTTATTCTTTTAGCTATGCT
This window contains:
- the LOC102612213 gene encoding probable xyloglucan endotransglucosylase/hydrolase protein 6, with amino-acid sequence MAILRNAIALFVLLYCLVSCSCVLGRPATFLEDFKVTWSDAHLRQIEGGRAIQLVLDQNSGCGFASKRQYLFGRVSMKIKLVPGDSAGTVTAFYMNSNTENVRDELDFEFLGNRTGQPYTVQTNIYANGKGDREQRVNLWFDPAADYHLYTILWNHHHIVFYVDDVPIRVYKNSGRAPFPMNQPMGVYSTLWEADDWATRGGLEKIDWSKAPFYAYYRDFDIEGCPVPGPANCASNPGNWWEANNYQALTAMEARRYRWVRLNHMIYDYCTDKSRYPVPPPECLAGI